A region from the Rufibacter sp. DG15C genome encodes:
- a CDS encoding DUF4142 domain-containing protein: MKKSLLSIAAGAMLFGAACTSTTTDADTNTTAETTTDATVSTDTNSTTATSTDNAAGMLDDATIASMDDATFMMTAASSNMLEIEAGKMASQNAMNAEVKRFAQMMVDHHTKASQEQMSIASQMNVQLPTALMPMHQGMLDKLNGKTGKDFDEAYMDMMENAHKMDIALFTAKSTNAQAPTVKAFATKSLPMLKSHQDMATKIEDQVD, encoded by the coding sequence ATGAAAAAATCATTGTTATCCATTGCCGCCGGCGCCATGTTGTTTGGCGCGGCCTGTACCAGCACCACCACAGACGCTGACACCAACACCACCGCCGAAACCACCACAGACGCTACCGTTTCCACTGACACCAACAGCACTACTGCCACCAGCACAGACAACGCCGCCGGTATGCTAGATGACGCCACCATTGCCAGCATGGATGACGCCACCTTTATGATGACGGCGGCCAGCAGCAACATGCTAGAAATTGAGGCCGGTAAGATGGCGTCTCAAAACGCCATGAACGCCGAGGTGAAACGCTTTGCCCAGATGATGGTAGACCACCACACCAAGGCCAGCCAAGAGCAAATGTCCATTGCCTCACAGATGAACGTGCAACTGCCCACCGCCCTAATGCCCATGCACCAAGGCATGCTGGACAAATTGAACGGCAAAACGGGAAAGGACTTTGACGAGGCGTATATGGACATGATGGAGAATGCTCATAAAATGGACATTGCGCTGTTCACGGCCAAGAGCACCAACGCGCAAGCCCCAACCGTAAAAGCCTTTGCCACTAAATCTCTGCCCATGCTCAAGTCACACCAAGACATGGCCACCAAGATTGAAGACCAAGTAGACTAG
- a CDS encoding DUF4142 domain-containing protein — protein MKKRLCFLFSGALLTMLTSCGGSSDSTSVDAAGKHNENLLESTGKDEKAGWFVAEVTSGGLMEAELGRLASSKGASPLVRELGQTLLNHHTQANTQLKQIADLKNLVLPTQMGDDHQDLYNEIMSKNGASFDLAYLEAIMKEHKQAIKDFEEMAQEGTDVELKAFATKSLPMLRAHLAQAEQVEEQLNP, from the coding sequence ATGAAAAAAAGATTGTGTTTTCTCTTCAGCGGCGCCTTGTTGACAATGTTGACCAGCTGCGGCGGTTCCTCAGATTCCACCTCTGTAGATGCTGCCGGAAAGCACAATGAAAACCTGCTGGAATCTACCGGCAAAGATGAAAAAGCCGGTTGGTTTGTAGCCGAAGTCACCAGCGGCGGACTGATGGAAGCAGAGCTGGGACGGCTGGCCTCCAGCAAAGGCGCGTCTCCGTTGGTACGGGAATTGGGGCAGACCCTCCTCAACCACCACACCCAGGCCAACACTCAACTCAAGCAAATTGCTGATCTCAAAAACCTGGTGCTGCCCACCCAAATGGGCGATGACCACCAGGACCTGTACAACGAGATCATGAGCAAGAACGGCGCGTCTTTTGACCTGGCCTACTTGGAGGCGATCATGAAGGAGCACAAGCAGGCCATCAAAGATTTTGAGGAGATGGCTCAGGAAGGAACAGACGTAGAATTGAAAGCCTTCGCCACCAAGAGCCTTCCTATGCTGCGGGCCCATCTGGCACAGGCAGAACAAGTAGAAGAGCAATTAAACCCTTAA
- a CDS encoding DUF4142 domain-containing protein, translated as MRKTGYITAVVGTLALAACSRIDASTSNTVPSTDGHTANVMNRSDAAGVTKETGSAGYMNTGAAGALSNTMLYDNRPLTEELFLTEAASSGMMEIALGQMAVQKASNPEVKQFGQMMVDYHTKAQQELKAVAQGMNLELPTAMISRHLKLVEKLSELSGAQFDRKYMNVMEDAHEEALAKFEMVSNAAPTTSVRAFAIRALPNLRTHEHQADQLEDKIESAAN; from the coding sequence ATGAGAAAGACAGGATACATCACCGCGGTTGTAGGCACTTTGGCCCTTGCTGCGTGCAGCAGAATAGACGCTTCTACCTCTAACACCGTGCCCTCTACAGACGGCCACACTGCCAATGTCATGAACAGAAGCGATGCGGCGGGCGTGACCAAGGAGACGGGTAGCGCCGGCTATATGAACACCGGTGCAGCGGGCGCGCTGTCCAACACCATGCTCTATGATAACAGGCCCTTGACAGAGGAACTCTTTCTTACTGAGGCGGCCAGCAGCGGGATGATGGAAATAGCACTTGGGCAAATGGCTGTGCAAAAAGCGTCTAATCCAGAAGTGAAGCAGTTTGGCCAGATGATGGTGGACTACCATACCAAAGCCCAGCAAGAACTCAAGGCCGTGGCACAGGGCATGAACCTGGAACTACCCACCGCCATGATCTCCAGACATTTGAAACTAGTAGAGAAGCTGAGCGAACTGTCGGGCGCCCAATTTGACCGGAAGTACATGAACGTCATGGAAGACGCCCATGAAGAAGCCTTGGCCAAGTTTGAAATGGTGAGCAACGCCGCGCCTACTACCAGCGTGCGGGCCTTTGCCATTCGGGCCCTGCCCAACTTGCGCACCCATGAACACCAGGCAGACCAATTAGAAGATAAGATTGAAAGTGCTGCCAACTAG
- a CDS encoding enoyl-CoA hydratase/isomerase family protein, translating to MSEQILQYSVTNGIATITLNRPEVFNAFDDQQSYELQDALKQVTRDVNVRVVILTGAGRAFCSGQDLKAIAGAEKRSLADSLHKRYNPIIRAMRELPKPIICRLNGVAAGAGCSLALACDYVVASTEASLIEVFVNVGLVLDSGSSYFLPRLVGMRKAFELSTLGTKVKADEALRLGLVNQVVAPEELDAAVQEIAERYACAPTKAIGLMKKMLNKSFESSLDEMLDYEAYCQEIAGNSSDNREGVAAFNEKRKPVFTGE from the coding sequence ATGTCTGAGCAAATTCTACAATATAGCGTCACCAATGGCATAGCCACCATCACTCTTAACCGCCCAGAGGTTTTCAATGCCTTTGACGACCAGCAGAGCTATGAACTGCAAGACGCCCTCAAGCAAGTAACCAGAGACGTGAACGTGCGCGTGGTGATTTTGACCGGCGCGGGCCGGGCCTTCTGCAGCGGCCAGGACTTGAAAGCCATTGCCGGCGCAGAGAAACGCTCTTTGGCTGACAGCCTGCACAAACGCTACAACCCCATCATCAGGGCCATGCGTGAACTGCCTAAACCCATTATCTGCCGCCTAAACGGCGTGGCCGCTGGCGCCGGTTGTTCCCTGGCTTTAGCCTGTGACTATGTAGTGGCCAGTACTGAGGCGAGCTTGATTGAAGTGTTTGTGAACGTAGGCTTGGTGTTGGATTCAGGATCATCCTACTTTTTGCCGCGTCTGGTGGGCATGCGCAAGGCCTTTGAGCTGAGCACGCTGGGCACTAAAGTGAAAGCCGATGAAGCCCTGCGCTTAGGTTTGGTGAACCAAGTAGTAGCGCCAGAAGAACTAGACGCCGCCGTGCAGGAAATTGCCGAGCGTTATGCCTGCGCACCTACCAAAGCCATCGGCCTCATGAAGAAGATGCTGAACAAATCCTTTGAGTCTAGCCTGGATGAAATGTTGGACTATGAAGCCTACTGCCAGGAGATTGCCGGCAACTCTTCAGACAACCGTGAGGGCGTGGCCGCTTTCAATGAAAAGCGCAAACCAGTCTTCACCGGTGAGTAA
- a CDS encoding DUF4142 domain-containing protein, which produces MTNKWIFTLGVAGILCSSTGCATLGIGTDGAPTGTGTGTETQSTKQADQAFVTSAASSGQLEVRLSEVALQKAVTVETREFSRIMVNHHSKANSELQSLARQQGLAYSTTLRAEHQAIFDRVSKLTGAAFEKAYATEMEAVHQQDVTLFQGASQGNLNVSLRGYAIKTLPVLQGHLRLATQLKNVLTK; this is translated from the coding sequence ATGACGAATAAATGGATCTTCACCCTGGGGGTGGCGGGAATCCTGTGCAGTAGCACGGGGTGCGCCACGCTAGGCATTGGTACTGACGGAGCGCCCACGGGCACCGGCACTGGTACAGAAACACAGTCTACCAAGCAGGCAGACCAAGCGTTTGTCACTTCTGCCGCCAGCAGCGGACAGCTAGAGGTAAGACTAAGCGAAGTGGCTTTACAGAAAGCCGTCACGGTTGAGACGCGGGAGTTTTCCAGGATCATGGTCAACCACCACAGCAAAGCCAACAGCGAACTGCAGAGCCTGGCGCGCCAGCAAGGCTTGGCCTATTCCACTACGCTACGGGCAGAGCACCAAGCCATATTTGACCGCGTATCTAAACTGACCGGCGCCGCCTTTGAGAAAGCCTATGCCACAGAGATGGAAGCCGTCCATCAGCAAGATGTGACGTTGTTTCAGGGAGCTTCGCAGGGGAATTTAAACGTATCTCTAAGAGGCTATGCCATCAAGACGCTGCCGGTGCTGCAAGGACATTTACGCCTGGCCACCCAGTTGAAAAACGTATTAACTAAATAG
- the rpoN gene encoding RNA polymerase factor sigma-54, with protein MQRLDLKQLLSQKLSPQQIQFIKLLQVPTAELEARIKEELEVNPALEEGDVADDAPAEEDTSSDADEDFDNTEDDYAEEEMRRDDDDGDLNLEEYMSDDDIAGYKMQGDGPGEEEERETPIAFTGSLTDSLMDQLGFLNLNEKQQAIGVQLIGSIDEEGYIRRDLQAISNDLAFSQNIEASVEEIEDVLRRIQAFDPPGIAARDLQECLLLQLERRDPDDITEVAEQIIHDTFDEFTKKHYARIQQKLELEDYELKSAIDLILKLNPKPGGSGGATRVQYVIPDFIITNEEGQLQLSLNARNAPDLRISRSYADMFDAYDKSSKTDKKLKETVTFVKQKLDSAKWFIDAIKQRQNTLLRTMESIMKRQYEYFLDGDESKLRPMILKDIAEDIGMDISTVSRVANSKSVQTEFGIIPLKFFFSEGIATDAGEEASSREVKAILKDIIEKENKRKPLSDDKIEKMLNEKGYNIARRTVAKYREQLNIPVARLRKEL; from the coding sequence ATGCAGAGACTTGACTTAAAACAGCTTTTATCCCAAAAACTATCACCCCAGCAGATACAGTTCATAAAACTGTTGCAGGTGCCTACCGCTGAGCTGGAGGCCCGCATCAAAGAAGAACTGGAGGTAAACCCTGCCCTGGAAGAAGGTGACGTAGCCGATGATGCCCCCGCCGAGGAGGACACCTCCTCGGATGCGGACGAGGATTTCGACAATACCGAAGATGATTACGCCGAGGAGGAGATGCGCCGCGACGATGACGACGGCGACCTCAACCTGGAAGAATATATGTCTGATGATGACATTGCCGGCTATAAAATGCAAGGCGATGGCCCCGGTGAGGAAGAGGAGCGCGAGACGCCCATTGCCTTCACCGGTTCCCTCACCGACTCCCTCATGGACCAACTGGGCTTCCTGAACCTCAATGAGAAACAGCAGGCCATTGGCGTACAGTTGATTGGCAGCATTGACGAGGAAGGCTACATACGCCGTGACTTGCAGGCCATCTCCAATGACCTAGCCTTTTCCCAAAACATAGAAGCCAGCGTAGAGGAAATTGAAGATGTGCTGCGCCGCATCCAAGCCTTTGACCCGCCCGGCATTGCCGCCCGTGATCTGCAAGAGTGTCTGCTCCTGCAACTAGAGCGCCGCGACCCAGATGACATCACCGAGGTAGCTGAGCAGATCATCCATGACACCTTTGATGAGTTCACCAAGAAGCACTACGCCCGCATTCAGCAGAAACTGGAGCTGGAGGACTATGAGTTGAAGTCGGCGATAGACTTAATCTTGAAGCTCAACCCCAAGCCCGGCGGAAGCGGCGGCGCTACGCGCGTGCAGTACGTGATTCCAGACTTCATCATCACCAATGAAGAAGGCCAGTTACAACTGTCCTTGAACGCCCGCAACGCGCCAGACCTGCGTATCTCCCGCTCTTACGCCGACATGTTTGACGCCTATGACAAAAGCTCTAAGACCGACAAGAAGCTCAAGGAGACGGTCACGTTTGTGAAGCAGAAGCTGGACTCAGCCAAATGGTTCATTGACGCCATCAAACAACGCCAGAATACGCTCCTGCGCACCATGGAATCTATCATGAAGCGCCAGTATGAGTATTTCCTGGACGGGGATGAGAGCAAGCTGCGGCCCATGATTTTGAAAGACATCGCCGAGGACATAGGCATGGACATTTCAACCGTGAGCCGCGTGGCCAACAGCAAGAGCGTGCAGACGGAGTTTGGCATTATTCCTTTGAAATTCTTCTTCTCTGAAGGTATTGCCACCGACGCCGGCGAGGAGGCCAGTAGCCGTGAGGTGAAAGCCATCCTCAAAGACATCATTGAGAAGGAAAACAAGCGCAAGCCTCTCTCAGATGACAAGATTGAAAAAATGCTCAACGAGAAAGGCTACAACATAGCCCGCCGCACAGTGGCCAAGTACCGTGAGCAGCTCAACATACCGGTAGCGCGTTTGCGCAAAGAACTGTAA
- a CDS encoding M20/M25/M40 family metallo-hydrolase — MNKTYTLLLGAAFLALPAMAQQKAEPLDAAIVEKIKQEGLQKSQVMDIAFYLTDVNGPRLSGSTGLAKANQWTKEKLASWGLKNATIEPWGTFGKGWEVEKSYLALTKPYYQPMIGSPKAWTPSTNGPVKGQVVLVKATKEEDLAQYAGKLKGKIVMAEVTNPIKTTFAPDGSRYTDEALHKMAEPVAPSEGRAPMSEERMAQMRARRAFVTKMNEMILSEGAAAILSSRGGSHGTFFTTNGAPYAMDAKPALPEFEIAQEDLARMSRLLSAGIPVEIELESKTRFLTEDPQGYNVIAEIPGSDKKLKSEVVMLGGHIDSWHAATGATDNAAGVAVMMEAVRIIKALNLQPKRTIRIALWGGEEQGLHGSRGYAKKYIGDTKTMALLPQQEKISAYFNLDNGTGKIRGIYTQGNEAVAPLFSEWLKPFNAMGASTVTNRNTGGTDHLSFDALGVPGFQFIQDEIEYNTRTHHTNMDTYDRLQPEDLKQASVIVANFVYQTANRAEKLPRKPMPKPQS, encoded by the coding sequence ATGAACAAAACCTATACCCTTTTGCTGGGGGCAGCCTTCTTGGCGCTTCCGGCAATGGCCCAGCAAAAAGCCGAGCCGCTAGATGCGGCCATCGTAGAGAAAATCAAGCAGGAAGGACTGCAGAAGTCGCAGGTGATGGACATTGCGTTCTACCTCACAGACGTGAACGGCCCGCGCCTTTCGGGTTCTACCGGCCTAGCCAAAGCCAACCAGTGGACCAAAGAGAAACTCGCCTCTTGGGGCTTGAAAAATGCCACCATTGAACCGTGGGGAACCTTCGGGAAAGGTTGGGAAGTAGAGAAATCCTACCTGGCCCTGACCAAGCCGTATTACCAGCCCATGATTGGCTCTCCTAAGGCTTGGACGCCTAGCACCAACGGTCCGGTAAAAGGGCAGGTAGTCTTGGTGAAAGCCACCAAAGAAGAAGACCTGGCCCAGTACGCCGGCAAACTGAAAGGCAAGATTGTCATGGCCGAGGTCACCAATCCTATCAAAACAACCTTTGCCCCAGACGGCTCGCGTTACACAGATGAGGCCCTGCACAAAATGGCGGAGCCGGTAGCGCCTTCTGAAGGCAGAGCGCCCATGAGCGAAGAGCGCATGGCCCAGATGCGTGCCCGTCGTGCGTTTGTGACCAAGATGAATGAGATGATTCTCTCTGAAGGTGCTGCTGCCATCTTGAGCTCACGCGGAGGTTCACATGGTACGTTCTTCACTACCAACGGTGCACCATACGCCATGGACGCCAAGCCAGCCTTGCCTGAGTTCGAGATTGCCCAAGAAGACCTGGCCCGCATGAGCCGTTTGTTGAGTGCAGGCATTCCGGTAGAGATTGAACTGGAAAGCAAAACCCGTTTCTTAACCGAAGACCCGCAAGGCTACAACGTTATCGCGGAGATCCCGGGTTCTGACAAGAAACTGAAAAGCGAAGTAGTGATGCTGGGCGGTCACATTGACTCTTGGCACGCCGCCACCGGCGCCACCGACAACGCCGCGGGTGTGGCCGTGATGATGGAAGCCGTTCGCATTATCAAAGCCTTGAACCTACAGCCTAAGCGCACCATCCGCATCGCACTTTGGGGCGGTGAGGAGCAAGGTCTGCACGGATCACGCGGGTATGCCAAGAAGTACATAGGCGATACTAAAACGATGGCCTTGTTGCCACAGCAGGAGAAAATCTCCGCTTATTTCAACCTGGATAACGGTACCGGAAAAATCAGAGGTATTTACACGCAGGGCAATGAGGCCGTGGCTCCGTTGTTCTCTGAGTGGTTAAAACCGTTCAACGCCATGGGCGCCTCTACCGTGACCAACCGCAACACCGGCGGCACCGACCACTTGTCTTTTGACGCGCTGGGTGTACCGGGTTTCCAATTCATTCAGGATGAGATTGAGTACAACACCCGCACCCACCACACCAACATGGACACCTATGACAGACTGCAGCCAGAGGACTTGAAACAAGCCTCTGTAATTGTCGCCAACTTTGTGTACCAAACCGCCAACCGCGCAGAGAAACTGCCGCGCAAACCCATGCCGAAACCGCAGTCATAA
- the uvrA gene encoding excinuclease ABC subunit UvrA: MTPKDTDATSVAKKHTSTTVDVPFIEVYGAREHNLKNISLKIPRNQLVVFTGISGSGKSSLAFDTIYAEGQRRYMETFSAYARSFLGGMERPNVDKIEGLSPVISIEQKTTSRNPRSTVGTITEIYDFLRLLYARTAEAFSYETGEKMVKQSDDQIVNHILEYFNGKRTIILAPVVKGRKGHYRELFEQIRKMGFLRARIDGELVELTPKMQVDRYKIHDIEIVIDKLVPSAEDRYRLSTSIQNALQHGKGTALAMDADTNETQFYSRHLMDPATGIAYDDPAPNTFSFNSPYGACPVCNGLGEIQELTEESIVPSKSVSISRGGIAPLGEYRDIWIFSQIQALLKRHKLSLMAPIEDIPEEAWHQLMYGFEEEDPKGKKEPFVFEGVINFLKKQLESDSDNVRAWIQEYTQQSTCPECNGYRLKKESLHFKLDNTHIGQLSEMDIQQLADWIANLEDRLNDRQNLIARELLKEIRKRIGFLVDVGLEYLHLHRSVRTLSGGESQRIRLATQIGTQLVGVLYIMDEPSIGLHQRDNEKLIKALQDLRDLGNSVVVVEHDKDMILAADYVVDIGPGAGIHGGQIVTAGTPKEMMESGTTTADYLSYRRGIPVRRQKREGNGKSVILRGATGHNLKDVTLELPLGKLICVTGVSGSGKSSLIHDTLYPILNKHFFHAKREPLPFKDIEGLNHIDKVIEVDQSPIGRTPRSNPATYTGVFTEIRSLFASMPEAKIRGYAAGRFSFNVKGGRCETCEGAGMRTIEMNFMPDVYVPCETCKGKRYNRETLEVRFKGKSVTDILDMTVEQAVEFFEHQPRILRKIKTLNDVGLGYITLGQQATTLSGGEAQRVKLATELSKKDTGRTLYILDEPTTGLHFQDIEHLSDVLNRLVDKGNSVLIIEHNMDLIKVADHVIDIGPEGGAKGGSIVAQGTPEEVAATGLGHTSRFLKDELSTSLYIDAPVFIADELEEAFDDAPVDEVKEKKPRGRKKKEETADASVAPAVVKEKKKPGPKKKTD, translated from the coding sequence ATGACGCCAAAAGATACGGATGCTACCTCGGTAGCCAAAAAACATACCTCAACCACCGTGGATGTACCCTTCATTGAAGTGTACGGGGCCCGGGAACACAACCTCAAGAACATCTCGCTCAAGATACCGCGCAACCAGCTGGTGGTCTTTACGGGCATCTCGGGCTCTGGGAAATCTTCCCTGGCCTTTGACACCATCTACGCCGAGGGCCAGCGCCGGTACATGGAAACCTTCTCGGCCTACGCCCGCTCCTTTCTGGGGGGCATGGAACGACCCAACGTAGACAAGATTGAAGGGCTTTCGCCGGTAATCTCTATTGAGCAGAAAACCACTTCGCGCAACCCCCGCTCTACCGTGGGCACCATCACTGAGATTTATGACTTCCTGCGCCTGCTGTACGCCCGTACCGCCGAGGCCTTCAGTTATGAGACCGGTGAGAAGATGGTCAAGCAGAGTGATGACCAGATTGTGAACCACATCTTGGAGTACTTCAACGGCAAGCGCACCATCATTCTGGCCCCCGTAGTGAAAGGCCGGAAAGGCCACTACCGCGAGCTGTTTGAGCAGATCCGCAAGATGGGTTTCCTGCGCGCCCGCATTGACGGCGAACTAGTGGAGCTCACGCCTAAGATGCAGGTGGACCGCTACAAAATCCACGACATTGAGATTGTGATTGACAAGCTGGTGCCCTCTGCCGAGGACCGCTACCGCCTGTCTACCTCCATCCAGAACGCCTTGCAACACGGCAAAGGCACCGCTCTGGCCATGGACGCCGACACCAACGAGACGCAGTTCTACTCCCGTCACTTGATGGACCCGGCTACGGGCATCGCCTATGATGACCCAGCGCCTAACACCTTCTCCTTCAACTCGCCGTACGGCGCGTGCCCGGTGTGTAATGGCCTAGGCGAAATCCAGGAACTGACCGAGGAATCCATAGTCCCCAGCAAGAGCGTGAGCATCAGTCGGGGTGGTATTGCGCCGTTGGGCGAGTATCGCGACATCTGGATTTTCTCGCAGATACAGGCCTTGCTCAAACGCCATAAGCTATCGTTGATGGCCCCTATTGAGGACATCCCCGAAGAGGCGTGGCATCAATTGATGTACGGTTTTGAGGAAGAAGACCCGAAAGGCAAGAAAGAACCCTTCGTGTTTGAGGGCGTCATCAACTTCCTGAAGAAACAGCTGGAGTCTGACTCAGACAACGTACGCGCCTGGATTCAGGAATACACCCAGCAGAGCACCTGCCCCGAGTGCAATGGCTACCGCCTGAAAAAAGAATCCTTGCACTTTAAACTGGACAACACCCACATTGGGCAACTCTCTGAAATGGACATCCAACAGCTCGCTGACTGGATTGCCAACCTGGAAGACCGCCTGAATGACCGCCAGAACCTAATTGCACGTGAGCTCCTGAAAGAGATTCGCAAACGCATTGGTTTCTTGGTAGACGTAGGATTGGAATATTTGCACTTACACCGCTCGGTGCGCACCTTGTCTGGCGGCGAAAGCCAGCGGATACGTTTGGCTACGCAGATTGGTACGCAGTTAGTGGGTGTGCTCTACATCATGGATGAGCCCAGCATTGGTTTGCACCAGCGCGACAATGAGAAGCTGATTAAGGCTTTGCAGGATTTGCGTGACCTAGGCAACTCAGTGGTGGTGGTAGAACATGACAAAGACATGATTCTGGCCGCTGATTACGTGGTGGACATCGGTCCGGGCGCCGGCATCCATGGTGGGCAGATTGTGACTGCCGGTACGCCAAAAGAAATGATGGAAAGCGGTACTACTACTGCAGACTATTTGAGCTACAGACGAGGCATTCCGGTGCGCCGTCAAAAGCGCGAAGGCAACGGCAAGAGCGTAATTCTGCGCGGAGCCACGGGGCATAACCTGAAAGACGTGACGCTGGAACTGCCTCTGGGTAAGTTGATTTGCGTGACCGGGGTTTCGGGGAGTGGAAAATCGTCATTGATTCATGACACGCTCTACCCTATCCTGAACAAGCACTTCTTCCATGCCAAGCGCGAACCGCTTCCGTTCAAAGACATTGAAGGCCTCAACCACATTGATAAGGTCATCGAGGTAGACCAAAGCCCGATTGGCCGCACGCCGCGCTCTAACCCGGCCACCTACACCGGGGTGTTCACCGAGATCAGAAGCCTGTTCGCGTCCATGCCTGAGGCTAAGATTAGAGGCTACGCGGCAGGACGTTTCTCCTTCAATGTAAAAGGCGGCCGTTGTGAGACCTGTGAGGGCGCCGGCATGCGTACCATTGAGATGAACTTCATGCCAGACGTGTACGTGCCCTGTGAGACCTGCAAAGGCAAACGCTACAACCGCGAAACCCTGGAAGTTCGCTTCAAAGGCAAGTCGGTGACGGATATTCTGGACATGACCGTGGAGCAGGCTGTAGAGTTCTTTGAGCACCAGCCTAGAATCCTGAGAAAGATTAAGACCTTGAACGATGTGGGCTTAGGCTACATTACCTTGGGGCAGCAGGCCACTACCCTTTCTGGGGGCGAGGCGCAACGTGTGAAACTGGCCACGGAGCTTTCTAAGAAAGACACCGGCCGTACGCTGTACATTCTAGATGAGCCTACTACGGGTCTGCACTTCCAGGACATTGAGCACCTGTCTGACGTGTTGAACCGTCTGGTGGACAAAGGAAACAGCGTGCTCATCATTGAGCACAACATGGACCTCATCAAAGTAGCCGACCACGTGATTGACATAGGGCCAGAAGGCGGCGCCAAAGGAGGTTCTATTGTTGCCCAAGGCACGCCTGAAGAGGTAGCCGCAACCGGCTTAGGTCATACCTCCCGTTTCTTGAAAGACGAGCTCAGCACCAGCCTCTACATAGACGCTCCCGTGTTCATAGCCGATGAGCTCGAAGAAGCCTTTGACGATGCCCCGGTAGACGAGGTGAAGGAGAAGAAGCCCAGAGGCCGCAAGAAGAAAGAGGAAACGGCAGACGCCTCGGTAGCCCCAGCTGTGGTCAAAGAAAAGAAGAAGCCCGGCCCCAAAAAGAAAACCGACTAG